The nucleotide window aagaggaggccgagggcCTCACCGGGATTCGTAGGGACTAGGCAACAGGGGGGGCGAGGAGGAGGGCGAAGACGACGCGGTGGAGAGGAAGCAGGCCGGCGAGGGCGCCCTCCGTCGAGGTCCAGCGGTGGGGGCGTCGGGCGTCGAGCGAGGGCGTcgcggcgacctcctcctccgtTCCCGATCCAATCGGGGAGAGAGGAGATATTTTCGTGGGGGGGAGTGGGGTGTCGGTGGAGAGTGGGGGGAAGTGGGGAACGGTTTATGGGTGCGGGGTGGGCCGGTCGGTTGGGCTGGTAGAGGCTAGCTGGGCTTGTTGGCCCAATTGGCCAAGGGTCtccttttgtttttttgtttgtttcttttttttgttttcttttattatttctttcttttctgttttaattcaatttaaaatatttatgcattttaTAAAATTGTATCTTCTACATCATAATTATCTATGTAATATTTAGTACAAACCGAacattttattttaatatttgaaaacttttgtcgTTTGATTTATTTAGGATTTAAATTTGAAACGGTTTTGAATTAATCCGAGATTAAttacagtgacagaggtgacgtgtCACCATTAACGTGAGATCACTGTAGCCTAATTTCCCGGGCGTCACAAGCATCACCCTGTGCAAGCAATTTCATCTTCTCCCTGTAGCACATGTCGTACAGCTTTGTTCTCTGAAACGGTGACTTTGCATACAAGCCATTCCTGCTAACGATGTTGTCAAAAATAAGATGTTTTCTTATCTCAACTCCTGCATAGCTAAGATCTCTGCTCTCTCAAATGCTTTGATCTGATTATGATTTGGAGGAAAGGGACTTCGTCCGGTCGTGCAAGAATGTGGCTGTGATCATCGAAGAAACCGCTAACATACCAAAGATTAAGCTTTTTATCAAGCTTAACTGTCAAATGGGCTTAGTAGAAGAATCGACTCTCCGGTCTAAGCCTGCGGGTCCGGCCTTTCATGGTACAGAACTTGGCCTGTCATTTTCCTGTGGCGGAACAGGATACCTCCTCAAGCGCGCAGTCCTTGCGCGATCCTTTGAATGGTTTATCGAGTCCTTCCTGATGCTGAACCCACGTTCTCTCGCATGCTTGTTGTAGAACGTGTACACCTCATCTAATGACCTAAATGTTTTGCCATCACTTTCCAATGCCTATCAAGCGACTCTTGCTGATATTCATCATAGCCCATGTCAAGGTTAAACTGATCATCATCACTGTGCTCATCGTTCCCACTAGGACCACCAACACCTCCCTGCAAAATATGACATATAACCTTGCATGTTAATCTGTTCTTGTATTGTTACTTACCATAAATAATGTAAAAACTTACTTGGCTAGCACTCCTACTACGAGATGCATCGACCTCGCTCTTGGCATTGTCATCATCTATATTATTACGCTTATTGTCACCATTAGCATTTATCTGTGCACATTTAAAGTAAAATAAGTGGTAATACATTTTTAATGTCAATCATTGCCCTACAATTTTTTCAACGTACCTGGCTCGCACTATCTGCATAAAATTGTTCATCTATATCATATTGCTCATCGTCATCATTGCCATGTAGTTGTACAAATTTAAAAGACATGTAAGTGTCAAAGAACTAGTTTCTATTCAATATGTTTTGGTCAACATTCAAGGCACTTACATTACCACTGTACGATTCATCCTGACTCATATAGTTGTCATCGGGAGGTTGGTTCGCATTCAATGACGAGGATCCATTATCGCTACCGAAATCATCACTGGCGTATCCGGTTTCTTGCTCCATCTATACACATACAAATAAGGTGTGAGATCAATGCCAACATTCCATAACATCATCGCGAATACAGTAAATTCATCAACAATGACATGACTATGTGTCATGCATACAAATTTGAATGTATAAAATCATTAAGAGGTCATTAAGAGGTCACTACTCTCTTATTTAGCCAAGTAGGGAATCATTTTGCATAAAAAATGCAATGGAcaaatcaaaaagaaaaaaaagagccAGAGAACCTACTCTCCGCCGTTGAGGGGTCCTCGCCTGGGGTCGACGCCGATGCGCTGCTGCCACCCACGTCCTGGAGGGCGCGTACCAGGACAGAACGTTGACGCGGGAGCGCTGGGCGTTTCACCGGCGACATGGCGCGTGGGTGACTACGGACGCCGCCCGTGCTCGCGACTAGACGGGCACGTCGGGGTCGACGTCGTGACGGCGGTGGACCACGGCGGCGTTGATGCCGCTAGGGTTTCCTAGGTGGGGATGGGGTGTCGGTTTCACGCAACACCGGCGACACGGCACGTGGGTGACTACGGACGCTGCCTGACGTCGTGACGGCGGTGGACCACGGCGGCGTTGATGCCGCTAGGGTTTCGTAGGCGGGGATGGGGTGTGGTTTTTTTTCCTTTCCTGATCGAACTACCGAATGCCACGGTATGCGTACGACGCGGGTGTACGGGGCGGGACGTACACGGGCGGCCGGCCCTACGACGGACGGCGGGTACACAGATATGAAATTTAGTATGGACAATACTACCCCTTCTACGTTTATTTTttgagggggggaggggggaggagggTTGTACCGAATTACTTCtcaaaaaggaaaagaaaaaaaatatccACACGAATCTTCACATATGACATAAgattagatgtgcaatacttacgGCACATTTAGATATGTTTTAACAAAACTTGAAATAATAATATGAAAACTCTGTTTTTGGACGTCGCCTGACTAAAGCTCTGCTGGAGGCCAGGAGCAGGAGCGATCCAACAGCGTGCCGGGCAACCGACGCGCCGACGAAAACCAGCCGGCCGATTCCAATGCTCCTCCAAATCCAAAGAAGAGAAACACGCGAACGAGAAGTCTGGTGACCGGTGAGGCTGAGCCATCTTGGACCCTGTACGTGCACAAGGCTGCGGTACGGCGGGCCTGCCGAAACGGTCGGGCTTTGATGGCCTGATGCATGTAACCGGATCCTGTCCCGCGAGCAGCAGAGTTTGCAAAGAGCAGAGTAGAATGCAGACTGTAGAGGCAGACGGAGAAGTAGAGGGAAAGTAGAATGCAGCTGGAGCTTCTCATGGTGCCGCATCTCCTTCTCGGCCTGCTCCTTCTGCCGCTCTCGCCctcggcgtcggcgtcggcgtcggcggcGGTCACCCACCTGCCAGGATTCCATGGCCCTCTGCCCTTCTACCTCGAGACCGGGTAAGAGCCTCACAGCCAAAGCTTCGTTGCCGCCTGGTACTGTTGGGACTAATGGGGGATCCGCCATGCATGTACGGGCGCACTGCGTTGCAGGTACGTGGACGTGGAGGAGAAGACCGGGACGGAGCTCTTCTACTACTTCGTGGAGTCGGAGAGGAGCCCCGGCACGGACCCCGTGCTGCTGTGGCTCACCGGCGGGCCCCGCTGCTCGGGCTTCAGCGGCTTCGCCTTCGAAGTTGGTTAGTCGCTCGAAGTCAATCCTGGCCGATCGATGGCTTTTTAATTCAAAGTCGGGCTTTTCTTGAACCTTTGTTCTAAAAAAAAAGTCTTGAAAGTTTGCAGCGACATTCTTTTCTTACAAGTTTCGCCATGGCCGGTGCTCGCAGTTGGCCGTCATTTTGAGATGAAGCTGGTGATCCAACTCTCCTAGACTAGATGCTAACTTTGCAGTTACCGTGATTTCACCAAGAAAACGCTACTACTTCCTCCAttccgaattacttgtcacaagtttggatgtatctagatgtattttagttctagatacatccatttctacgacgagtaatttggaacagaGGGAATAGATGCCTACTCTGATACACTAGTAGATCGATGTCGAGTGATTCAGATGAGATGTTATTTTTTTACCATCCGCCATGTTTTTTTACAGGCCCTGTAAATTTTGTGCTGGCACCTTATGATGGTCATTTGCCGCAGTTGGTCTATAATCCGCATTCATGGTCGAAGGTGAGATTTTCAGTGACAAGTCATAGCACCAGAGATGTACTATGTTCCTAGACCGTCCTTCCGATGGTCTGATCTTTTTGACCTCTCTTGAATAGATGTACATGTAGGGGAAAATATCCGGTGCTACCAAGCTTTAGGTGCTACCATGATACAAGCTTCTCGGCCGTCGGATTCTCGGATTTGGTGGCTCTCAATAACTCTACAatatttgcaaaaaaaaactACAAGGAGTCCAAAATTCGCGCATAGGTCTAGCAGATCCAACAACTCACGGATGTCGTTAAATATAAGAATCCAACGGCCCAGATGCCCATATCATGGTAGCATTTAAGCCTTCGTAGCACCAGAAACTCTTACTTCTCCGGCATGTTCTCCATAAAAAAAGTAACACCGGAGATGTCTCTTTTCTCCTAGTATTTTCATTACAGAAATGGGCAAAACACACCAATGTTTACGAGAGCGGGCTTAACTCGAACCTGCAAAAGCCAAAACAAATCTCTTATAAACCACATGGGAACTACTTATCGCTATTGATTGCAATGAACACAAAAGTTTAATTATTCCGTCTTTGTTAACAATGTCAGATGGCAAGTATCATCTTCTTGGATTCTCCTGTCGGTTCTGGTTTCTCATATGCTCGTGATCTAAAAGGCTATGATGTTGGGGACATGTCATCTTCCTTGCAAGTCGTGACATTTCTGAACAAGGTGAAAAGAGGCACAACTTATCTCCTAGTTAAGTTTGAATTGGCAGAATTTCATGTAGTTTCTGACCATCTTGTGCATACTAACCTAGTGGTTCGACGAGCACCCACGCTATCGTTCAAATGCATTTTACATTGGAGGAAGTTCATATGCTGGGAAGATCATTCCGCTTATCGCGCAATATATCTcagaaggtaactagcattaccTCTGTCCCAAATTAATGTATCCCTATCTAgaaaaatctaagacaagtaattcaggatggagggagtatataatACCTGCACATCCTAGAAATAAATAAGGATAGGAGAAGCAATCTGTGATAACCTCTTCGATATTTATTTTGGACCTTTGCAAAAATAAAACAAAGGTGTATAAAGCCATCCTTGCAGGTTGTTAAGAGGAATCAAAAGTTAAATGTTGCAGTTTTCCTATTTTCTCTACTCAGTCACATAGATCACTATGGTCTTCGCATTTTAGCCTGGTCACATGCCAGTTCATGTTTCAAGTTGCTTATGACTGAAATAACCACATATCTTACTAATCAACTCATAATGATATCTTCATTTTGTTTCACTTTACTGCAGGAATTGAGCAAAGGAAGCAACCTGTGATTAATCTCAAGGCAAGTAATTTCCTAGCCTTCAAACTAAAGTTTTTTTTAATAAATTAATGGGGACGAGAGAAGGTGCGCAAGCAACATGAAAAAATCATAACGGTTCCCTATTTTTCATTCAATTGTTTATAGGGCTATTTAGTTGGCAACCCTATTACAGGCTCCAGGTATACTGATTCCAATTCCAGAATACCATATGCTCATGGCTTTGGAATCATACCGGGACAACTATATGAGGTATCAAATTCCGCGTTCGTACCCTTTTGCAAAGTGCAGTTCTACAATCATTGATCATGTATCGGTTTTGTTTTTAAAAGGCTGCAATTGAGAACTGTAAAGGAGACTATATAAACCCGCTGAATAACATATGTGCTGGGATTCTAAATACTATTGAAAAGGTATGATTCACATACTGACATATTGCTTTTTTTTTTCTCTGAAATAACTAATACTTGCTGCCATACATTAGATATTTATCTATATTTAATTATTCAAGCACACTGGTCCCTTGTGTTGCAGCTCCTTTCGGAAGTCGACCACGATCATATCTTGGATGACAAATGTGTACGCACTGCACCAAACCCTGTGAATGCTGCTGCTGAAAGAAATAGGTTTCTGTCAGAAGAACACATTCAACAAAATGTTCCATCTCCTCATCCTACTATTAATTGTTTTGTAAGTTATTACTAATACTTATACATGAAGTGTAAATTCCTATAGAAGATTTTACTGAATATGATACTGTAGTACTTCATCTCTCTGTTTCCATAATCTGACATCTCTTTCCAACACGCAGTCGTACCGTTACTACCTAGCTAACATTTGGGCGAATGAAAACGTGACTAGAGATGCTCTTCGGATAAAGCAGGTAACCAGATGAATCCTTTTACAATCATACTCTTATACCAACCTCTTCCGCAAAATATACACTCTGAAATTAAAATTGTACCATGGATTGGTCTGAACGAGGTTCTGAATTTAATGGCACAAGTATGGCATATAGGGAACAATTGGCGAGTGGGTAAGATGCATCACAGGATTGCCCTATACGGGAGACCTCCCAAGCAGCATACCGTACCACCTTAATCTCAGCACCAGGGGTTACCGTGTGCTTGTGTTCAGGTGAAAATATCAAAGGACAAATTCTGATTTGCAGATACAAGTGGCCCTTTCTATTTTGCTAGAAGATTTTTTTAATATACATACTGGTTGAATCTTCTTCCACGTCTTAAAATGGTGACCTCTGTGGGTGCAGCGGAGACCATGACCCTGGGGTACCATTTTTGGGAACATATGAGTGGATCAGATCCTTGAACTTCTCCATTGTTGATGACTGGAGAGCATGGCATGTGGATGGTCAGAGTGGAGGGTTAAGTCATCATACTTATCCTTCAAACTTAGTCATCTACTCTCTTTTCTTATTTTCTAAGACCAAGTATAAACTTTTTATTATGTCTCACAATGAGATGTACAGGGTTTTAGAATGACTTTTGTGCCCATAGGACTTCACAAAAATAGTAGTTATGTTGCATATAAATTTAGTCAAAGAAATTGTGACATGAGCTCCGTGAAAAAAGTTTTCAAATGTATATCATGGTTCCAAAATTCAATCTTATATATGTAGTGTTATCTAATCAAGAGAACCTGTTATTTTCCTATGCAGATTCACGGTTGCATATGCCAACAATATTACATTCGCCACGGTAAAGGTATATTATCTTCTTTGCTGTACATTCTTCTTTCTGTCCATAATACAAACCTTAGCCTACCATGgagacggggggggggggggggggggggggacgacGAAAAGATTACTTTGAGACCTAAAAAATGTCTAAATAATTTTGTGCATCTACATATGGGTGTATAGAATGTGCGTACATTTTTGGTGTGGTGCACAAAAAAATGCACAAATATGTGGATCGGAATGGGGTTTCTCTTTAGGGCTTGTGCGGTTAGGCAGGGTTTGAAGAGGTTTGAAAGGGACTGAAGGGATTAAATCCCTTGCAAGTCAAAATTCCCCTCAAATCTCCCCAATCCCCTTTAATCCCTGTGGCAAGGGGATTAACCGAACATGGCTTTACCTATTTTGAGCCACCTTTTTTATGTAGCTTAAAattcttttttttgcggggttaTGTAGCTTAAAATTCAACGTATTATCTAATAAAAAGTTGTAGTCACATAGAAAATATGAATATATACACATGTAACAAATACTCCACCCGTCTCAAAAGTGTCGCTGATTTAGTATAAATTTGTGGGATGAAGGGAGTAGTTTTTGAAAAACTTTCAAATGTGTTTTTTGAATTTTGACATACCAAGCTCTCAAACTGTGGCGCTCTCTCACTTTACATGTATACTGGGATTGTATAGAGGAATCATGATTTCTTTATTATGGTGCGGTCGCAGGGTGGTGGCCATACAGCAATACGACACCAGCCTAAACAATGTTTTGCCATGGCTCAGCGTTGGCTGGACAACGAGCCTCTCTGATCTACAGTATTTGTGTTGGCTCCTCCAACGTTTCCTGCGTACGTGTTTCACGTCATACAGCTACAGCCAGCCGGATCATTCCGTGGCCTCCTGCTTGCGCCCACAAAGCTTGGCTGCCTTTACGATGCAGCTATGTTAGAAGCATAATAATAAAAATGATTCATGCATGCTCTATAATCGATTGATGGGTGCCTTTCGCATCCTTGAGTGTTGAGTTGACGATATAAATTAAAATTATTTCAATTGTTCTTCTCCATATACCTGTGATGTGATTTGCCAAAAACAAGAGTGGATGGCAGTATGCGGTCTGCCTAGAGCCGACGCAGCTGCATACGACTTCTGGGTGCCCTGCTCCTTTTTCTGCATAGTAATACGTGTCTCAGTATATCATAAGGATCATAACCCTACTTGGTCGTCTGCAACATACGCCACGTGAGATCTTTATCTAGGTGGAAGAAAGAGACTAATTAGAATTAGGCAGTCTGTCTGTAAAATTAAAAACCACCAGATCCCTTAAAAATTGGCACTTAACGACGGCCTCTTCTCCCGTTGTACGGGGGATAAtccattttttgttttgttttaaaCCCCCCTTCGTCTGGGTCGGCCCATATTGTTCTTTTTTTTACATCAATAAGACTTTATTTCTCAAATGATAGACATGTCATTTATAAAAAATTGAGAAATAAAATCAGGGATAAAACTTACCCAAAAATTAGAAGATCCAATACTATAGGAGAGGCTAACTGAGCGATCAGCTACCAAGTTTGTTTCACGAAAGCAATGAGAGAACAAGACCTTTGCAATATCACAAACCAACTGATTGCATTATGCGATCGTTGCAACCTCCTCGCCGTAATAATCTTCTTGTTTTTGCATAGTCTCCACCACAAAACTAAGAGTTCGATGGTGCCCATTCGTTGCAATAATCTTGACTTGGATCATATCACTCAAATTCTGCCGGCAACTAGGGCTTCTTTCCCCTTGAGGTACTTGGGGCTCCCCCTCTCTGTTTGGAAACTAAGGTTGGTGGATCTTCAATTTCTTGTGGACAAGGTTGCATCCAAGTTGACAACGTATGAGGGCCAAAATATCACCACCATTGGACGCACGGCCCTTGTCAAGTCTGTTCTCACTTCCCAAGTGATCTATTTCATCACACCGTTGATCATCCCACCAAGTATCCTCTTCAAAGTCAACCAGCTCGAGAGAGCTTTCCTATGGTCCGGCTCGGACAAGACGACGGGGGCGAAATGCAAAGTGAATTGGGAAACTGTCTGTAGGCCACTTGAGTATGGGGGGCTTGGGGTACTCAACATGGAAAAGTTCGCGCGTGCTCTGCGGCTGCGGTGGCCTTGGTATGAATGGAAGGAGCCCACCAAGTTGTGGGTGGGGATGGGCAACCCGTGCAATGAGGAGGACCTCAACTTTTTCTATGCTTCTACCACTAT belongs to Triticum urartu cultivar G1812 chromosome 7, Tu2.1, whole genome shotgun sequence and includes:
- the LOC125521928 gene encoding serine carboxypeptidase-like 2; this translates as MQLELLMVPHLLLGLLLLPLSPSASASASAAVTHLPGFHGPLPFYLETGYVDVEEKTGTELFYYFVESERSPGTDPVLLWLTGGPRCSGFSGFAFEVGPVNFVLAPYDGHLPQLVYNPHSWSKMASIIFLDSPVGSGFSYARDLKGYDVGDMSSSLQVVTFLNKWFDEHPRYRSNAFYIGGSSYAGKIIPLIAQYISEGIEQRKQPVINLKGYLVGNPITGSRYTDSNSRIPYAHGFGIIPGQLYEAAIENCKGDYINPLNNICAGILNTIEKLLSEVDHDHILDDKCVRTAPNPVNAAAERNRFLSEEHIQQNVPSPHPTINCFSYRYYLANIWANENVTRDALRIKQGTIGEWVRCITGLPYTGDLPSSIPYHLNLSTRGYRVLVFSGDHDPGVPFLGTYEWIRSLNFSIVDDWRAWHVDGQSGGFTVAYANNITFATVKGGGHTAIRHQPKQCFAMAQRWLDNEPL